A region of Streptomyces cinnamoneus DNA encodes the following proteins:
- a CDS encoding FG-GAP-like repeat-containing protein — protein MTVRRPRATWVTGFLLTAVTASTLTAAPAHALAGDTVNSSFGFTAKLDIGVGDDKRSCSAALVAPQWLVTAASCFVKDPTQGTKAPTGPLAPTLKTTATIGRTDLSKENGSVTDVVELVPRDDRDLVLAKLAKPITGVTPTAVSLNAPIEGQDLWLTGYGRTKTEWVPDRLHYATFTVGSVKSTTIGLTAKTEKAAVCQGDTGGPAFREVGGGYELVGINSRSWQGGCIGTDEKETRTGAIDTRVDDIAAWIREQVEPKAPEPRGDAPVDSNIDINGDGKADYLVLDDDGSVRAWANNSDDAKDDWISQGVIATGTGAPASKIRFADIDGDHRTDYLVVDDRGGIRAYINNSRVAKDSWIDRGVIATGTGTVASKIRFADINADGKADYLVVEDNGSVHAYVNNGGDTNGGWINRGVIATGTGAAGHKVRFADINADGKADYLVVEDNGSVHAWINKSSGTKDDWQDRGVIPTGTGAPGHKVRFADINADGKADYLVVEDNGSVHAWINKSSGTKDDWQDRGVIATGTGAPGHKVRI, from the coding sequence ATGACCGTCAGACGCCCCCGCGCCACGTGGGTCACCGGTTTCCTCTTAACCGCCGTCACCGCGAGCACACTGACAGCAGCCCCCGCGCACGCCCTCGCGGGAGACACCGTCAACAGCTCCTTCGGGTTCACCGCCAAGCTCGACATCGGCGTCGGAGACGACAAGCGCAGCTGCTCGGCCGCGCTCGTCGCACCCCAGTGGCTGGTGACCGCCGCCAGCTGTTTCGTCAAGGACCCGACCCAGGGCACCAAGGCCCCTACCGGCCCGCTTGCCCCCACACTCAAGACGACAGCCACCATCGGACGCACCGACCTGTCCAAGGAAAACGGCAGCGTGACGGACGTCGTGGAACTCGTCCCCCGCGATGACCGCGACCTGGTGCTGGCCAAGCTCGCCAAGCCCATCACCGGAGTCACTCCCACGGCCGTCAGCCTCAACGCGCCTATCGAGGGCCAGGACTTGTGGCTCACCGGGTACGGCCGCACCAAGACCGAATGGGTCCCCGACCGTCTGCACTACGCCACATTCACCGTGGGCTCGGTAAAAAGCACCACGATCGGTCTCACCGCCAAGACCGAAAAAGCGGCCGTCTGCCAGGGCGACACCGGCGGCCCAGCATTCCGCGAGGTCGGCGGCGGATACGAACTCGTCGGCATCAACAGCCGCTCCTGGCAAGGCGGATGCATCGGCACCGACGAGAAGGAAACCCGCACCGGTGCCATCGACACCCGCGTCGACGACATCGCCGCATGGATTCGTGAGCAGGTCGAACCCAAGGCCCCGGAGCCCCGTGGTGACGCCCCTGTGGACTCCAACATCGACATCAACGGTGACGGCAAGGCCGACTACCTCGTCCTCGACGACGACGGCTCAGTCCGCGCCTGGGCCAACAACAGCGACGACGCCAAGGACGACTGGATCAGCCAAGGTGTGATCGCCACCGGCACCGGTGCACCCGCGAGCAAGATCCGCTTCGCCGACATCGACGGCGACCACAGGACCGACTACCTCGTCGTCGACGACAGGGGTGGCATTCGTGCGTACATCAACAACTCCAGAGTCGCCAAGGACAGCTGGATCGACCGTGGTGTGATCGCCACCGGCACCGGCACCGTTGCAAGCAAGATCCGCTTCGCCGACATCAACGCCGACGGCAAGGCCGACTACCTCGTCGTCGAAGACAACGGATCCGTGCATGCGTACGTCAACAACGGCGGCGACACAAACGGAGGCTGGATCAACAGGGGCGTCATCGCCACCGGCACGGGCGCCGCCGGGCACAAAGTCCGCTTCGCCGACATCAACGCCGACGGCAAGGCCGACTACCTCGTCGTCGAGGACAACGGCTCAGTCCACGCCTGGATCAACAAGAGCAGCGGCACCAAGGACGACTGGCAGGACCGCGGCGTCATCCCCACCGGCACCGGCGCCCCCGGACACAAAGTCCGCTTCGCCGACATCAACGCCGACGGCAAGGCCGACTACCTCGTCGTCGAGGACAACGGCTCAGTCCACGCCTGGATCAACAAGAGCAGCGGCACCAAGGACGACTGGCAGGACCGCGGCGTCATCGCCACCGGCACCGGCGCCCCCGGACACAAAGTCCGCATCTGA
- a CDS encoding GDSL-type esterase/lipase family protein codes for MAAALTTSLAATAAVTPAAAAPAPDTAVTAPAGRQNWKVPRLAVMPLGDSITWGAGSSTRNGYRFALRDKLASHTDSLQFVGSVRTNGADHEGHSGWQIADLSENIERWLPAADPNVVLLHIGTNDMDLNNDVDGAPLRLGRLIDQITRAAPDMTLLVASLVPSQSAEMQKRVEKFNAEVPRLVAERRNKGFKVGYIDMSALTTRDLNDRLHPNDSGYTKMATAFYEGLTRAAGDGWLREHVDVKPPPPGHAPLGDYQVDINGDGKADYLVVEDNGSVHGYVNNGGDGHGGWIDQGIIATGT; via the coding sequence TTGGCCGCGGCACTGACGACAAGCCTGGCGGCCACGGCCGCGGTCACCCCCGCCGCCGCTGCCCCGGCACCGGACACGGCGGTGACCGCCCCGGCCGGCCGGCAGAACTGGAAGGTGCCGCGCCTGGCCGTCATGCCCCTGGGGGACTCGATCACCTGGGGGGCCGGCAGCTCCACCCGTAACGGCTACCGTTTCGCTCTGCGGGACAAACTGGCCTCACACACCGACTCTCTGCAGTTCGTGGGCTCGGTACGAACCAACGGCGCAGATCACGAAGGACACTCGGGCTGGCAGATCGCCGACCTCTCCGAGAACATCGAACGCTGGCTACCAGCGGCAGACCCGAACGTGGTGCTCCTCCACATCGGCACCAACGACATGGATCTCAACAACGACGTCGACGGCGCTCCCCTCCGGCTCGGCCGTCTGATCGACCAGATCACCCGTGCCGCTCCTGACATGACGCTGCTCGTCGCCTCCCTCGTGCCGTCGCAGTCGGCAGAGATGCAGAAGCGCGTCGAGAAGTTCAACGCCGAGGTGCCCCGCTTGGTCGCCGAGCGGCGGAACAAGGGCTTCAAGGTGGGGTACATCGACATGAGCGCCCTTACCACGCGTGACCTCAACGACCGCCTTCACCCCAATGACAGCGGCTACACGAAGATGGCGACTGCCTTCTACGAGGGACTGACCCGCGCGGCCGGTGACGGCTGGCTGCGCGAGCACGTGGACGTCAAGCCCCCCCCACCCGGCCATGCGCCCCTCGGCGACTACCAGGTGGACATCAACGGTGACGGCAAGGCCGACTACCTGGTCGTCGAGGACAACGGCTCTGTGCATGGGTACGTCAACAACGGCGGTGACGGCCACGGCGGCTGGATCGACCAGGGCATCATCGCCACCGGCACGTGA